A section of the Roseivirga sp. BDSF3-8 genome encodes:
- a CDS encoding tetratricopeptide repeat protein: MSVAKVKALFYCILILAPIGLVRADSLHIEEAFRYFDLRAENSRECIADVTYIDKSIFYFEAALKQDPHLHPDIIAGLLKAYEFKGARTEVPSEDKIAVFEKGISLGKKMMVTHPDHPGIKYWYMANLGRWAQEVGVMKAARTSVASEIKEIAEWMMEHAPLYDEAGPYRVLGSMHMELPRIPFIISWPSDKEGLALLEKAYEMAPQNYGNTLRYARALLKEGYDEKAMAILEPLEKAEPRKKTYIEDLHNLKAARILLAEQK, encoded by the coding sequence ATGAGTGTGGCAAAAGTGAAGGCATTATTTTACTGTATATTGATTCTGGCCCCTATCGGTTTGGTACGGGCAGATAGTCTTCATATCGAGGAGGCGTTCAGGTATTTTGACCTCAGAGCTGAAAACTCCCGGGAATGTATAGCTGATGTCACTTACATTGACAAATCTATCTTTTACTTCGAAGCGGCTTTAAAGCAGGATCCTCACCTGCATCCTGACATTATCGCAGGCCTCCTTAAGGCTTATGAGTTTAAGGGGGCCCGCACGGAAGTCCCCTCAGAAGATAAAATAGCGGTATTTGAAAAAGGGATCAGTCTGGGCAAAAAAATGATGGTAACTCACCCTGATCATCCGGGCATAAAGTACTGGTACATGGCTAACCTTGGCCGGTGGGCGCAGGAGGTGGGCGTAATGAAGGCAGCGCGTACCAGCGTGGCCTCTGAGATCAAAGAGATTGCGGAATGGATGATGGAGCATGCGCCTCTGTACGATGAGGCAGGCCCCTACCGGGTGCTGGGCAGTATGCACATGGAGCTGCCACGGATACCCTTTATCATTAGCTGGCCCTCTGACAAAGAAGGACTCGCACTGCTTGAAAAGGCTTATGAAATGGCGCCTCAAAATTATGGCAATACCCTGCGATATGCCCGGGCCTTACTGAAGGAGGGCTATGATGAAAAGGCGATGGCCATACTCGAGCCGCTGGAAAAGGCTGAGCCCCGGAAAAAAACTTATATAGAAGACCTGCACAACCTGAAAGCAGCCCGGATACTGCTGGCAGAGCAAAAGTGA